From the genome of Streptomyces sp. NBC_01341, one region includes:
- the pgm gene encoding phosphoglucomutase (alpha-D-glucose-1,6-bisphosphate-dependent) translates to MVHERAGRPAQAGDLVDVARLVTAYYSVHPDPSEPGQRVAFGTSGHRGSALAAAFNEDHIAATTQAICEYRHQQGTDGPLFLGADTHALSEPARVTAVEVLAANGATVLIDTDDGYTPTPAVSHAILTYNRDRTGGLADGIVVTPSHNPPGDGGFKYNPPHGGPAGSDATSWIQDRANALIEGGLKEVRRIPYARALATGTTGRHDFLTGYVDDLPAVLDLDAVRDAGIRIGADPLGGASVAYWGRIAERHRLDLTVVNPLADPTWRFMTLDWDGKIRMDCSSPYAMASLIEQRDAYTIATGNDADADRHGIVTPDGGLMNPNHYLAVAIRYLYSHRDGWPAGTGIGKTLVSSSMIDRVAADLGRQLVEVPVGFKWFVDGLFGGTLGFGGEESAGASFLRRDGRVWTTDKDGILLALLASEITAVTGSTPSQHYAELTARFGDPAYARVDAPATREQKAVLARLSPEQVRADTLAGEPITAVLTEAPGNGAAIGGLKVCTDSAWFAARPSGTEDVYKVYAESFQGPEHLATVQEEARALVSDALGSTD, encoded by the coding sequence ATGGTTCACGAACGGGCCGGCCGGCCGGCCCAGGCCGGCGATCTGGTGGATGTGGCACGGCTGGTGACGGCCTACTACTCCGTCCACCCCGATCCGTCCGAGCCCGGTCAGCGCGTGGCGTTCGGAACCTCTGGCCACCGCGGCTCGGCCCTGGCGGCCGCGTTCAACGAGGACCACATCGCCGCCACCACCCAGGCCATCTGCGAGTACCGGCACCAGCAGGGCACCGACGGGCCGCTGTTCCTCGGCGCCGACACCCACGCACTGTCCGAACCCGCACGGGTCACGGCCGTCGAGGTCCTCGCGGCCAACGGCGCGACCGTCCTGATCGACACGGACGACGGCTACACTCCCACCCCGGCCGTCTCGCACGCGATCCTGACGTACAACCGCGACCGTACCGGCGGTCTCGCCGACGGCATCGTGGTCACGCCTTCGCACAATCCTCCCGGGGACGGCGGCTTCAAGTACAACCCGCCGCACGGCGGACCCGCGGGGTCGGACGCCACCTCGTGGATCCAGGACCGGGCCAACGCCCTGATCGAGGGCGGGCTGAAGGAGGTCCGGCGGATCCCCTACGCCCGGGCGCTCGCCACCGGGACCACGGGTCGCCACGACTTCCTGACCGGCTACGTCGACGACCTCCCGGCCGTGCTCGACCTGGACGCCGTACGCGATGCCGGGATCAGGATCGGCGCCGACCCGCTGGGTGGCGCCTCGGTCGCCTACTGGGGGCGGATCGCGGAGCGGCACCGGCTCGACCTCACGGTCGTCAATCCGCTCGCCGACCCCACCTGGCGGTTCATGACGCTGGACTGGGACGGGAAGATCCGGATGGACTGCTCGTCGCCGTACGCCATGGCCTCACTGATCGAACAGCGGGACGCCTACACCATCGCCACCGGCAACGACGCCGACGCGGACCGGCACGGCATCGTCACGCCCGACGGCGGGCTGATGAACCCCAACCATTATCTGGCCGTGGCGATCCGCTACCTCTACTCGCACCGTGACGGCTGGCCGGCCGGTACCGGCATCGGGAAGACCCTGGTCTCCTCCTCCATGATCGACCGGGTCGCCGCAGACCTCGGACGGCAGCTCGTGGAGGTCCCGGTGGGCTTCAAGTGGTTCGTCGACGGGCTGTTCGGCGGCACCCTGGGCTTCGGCGGCGAGGAGTCGGCCGGTGCCTCGTTCCTCCGCCGCGACGGCCGGGTGTGGACGACCGACAAGGACGGGATCCTGCTCGCCCTGCTCGCCTCGGAGATCACCGCCGTCACCGGATCCACGCCTTCGCAGCACTACGCCGAACTCACCGCACGCTTCGGCGACCCCGCCTACGCCAGGGTCGACGCGCCCGCGACACGCGAACAGAAGGCTGTGCTGGCCAGGCTCTCGCCCGAACAGGTCCGCGCGGACACGCTGGCCGGTGAGCCCATCACCGCCGTACTCACCGAGGCTCCGGGCAACGGCGCTGCGATCGGAGGGCTCAAGGTCTGCACCGACAGCGCCTGGTTCGCGGCACGTCCCTCGGGTACGGAGGACGTCTACAAGGTGTACGCGGAGAGCTTCCAGGGGCCCGAGCACCTCGCCACGGTCCAGGAGGAGGCCCGTGCCCTCGTCTCCGACGCGCTGGGCTCCACGGACTGA
- the meaB gene encoding methylmalonyl Co-A mutase-associated GTPase MeaB, which produces MAARIDIDAYAKGVLDGKRAFVARAITLVESARPDHRVLAQRLLSELLPHAGRARRIGISGVPGVGKSTFIDALGTLLTGLGHRVAVLAVDPSSSRTGGSILGDKTRMERLAVDARAFVRPSPTAGTLGGVAKATRESIVVMEAAGYDVVLVETVGVGQSETAVANMVDTFLLLTLARTGDQLQGIKKGVLELADAIAVNKADGPHERDARSAARELAGALRLMHPVDAAWTPPVLTCSARESTGLGELWERLEQHRTLLESTGRLTAKRREQQVDWTWTMVRDELLDSLRGHPAVRTLTPGLEQRVRAGELTATLAAEQILRAFRGEERTDEDRADAV; this is translated from the coding sequence GTGGCCGCGAGGATCGACATCGACGCGTATGCCAAGGGTGTGCTCGACGGGAAACGCGCGTTCGTGGCCCGTGCGATCACACTCGTGGAGTCGGCCCGCCCCGATCACCGGGTGCTCGCTCAGCGACTGCTGAGCGAGCTGCTGCCTCACGCCGGGCGGGCCCGGAGGATCGGGATCAGCGGGGTGCCGGGGGTGGGGAAGTCCACTTTCATCGATGCGCTCGGCACCCTGCTGACAGGCCTCGGCCACCGGGTCGCGGTGCTGGCCGTGGACCCCTCGTCCAGCCGTACGGGCGGTTCCATCCTGGGCGACAAGACCCGGATGGAGCGGCTGGCGGTGGACGCCCGGGCATTCGTCCGCCCCTCCCCCACGGCGGGGACGCTCGGCGGTGTCGCCAAGGCGACGCGGGAGTCCATCGTGGTCATGGAGGCCGCCGGCTACGACGTCGTGCTCGTGGAGACGGTAGGGGTGGGGCAGTCGGAGACGGCGGTCGCCAACATGGTCGACACCTTCCTGCTGCTCACCCTCGCCCGTACGGGTGACCAGTTGCAGGGCATCAAGAAGGGCGTGCTGGAGCTCGCCGACGCCATCGCCGTCAACAAGGCGGACGGCCCGCACGAGCGCGACGCCCGCTCCGCGGCGCGCGAACTGGCGGGCGCGCTGCGGTTGATGCACCCGGTGGACGCGGCCTGGACTCCCCCGGTGCTGACGTGCAGTGCCCGGGAGTCGACCGGTCTGGGCGAGCTGTGGGAGCGGCTGGAGCAGCACCGCACGCTGCTGGAGTCCACCGGGCGGCTGACGGCCAAGCGCCGTGAGCAGCAGGTGGACTGGACCTGGACCATGGTCCGCGACGAGCTCCTGGACAGTCTGCGCGGCCACCCTGCCGTACGGACTCTCACCCCGGGTCTCGAACAGCGGGTTCGAGCAGGCGAGTTGACGGCCACTCTGGCGGCCGAGCAGATCCTCCGGGCCTTCCGGGGCGAGGAGCGGACGGACGAGGACCGAGCGGACGCGGTCTGA
- the scpA gene encoding methylmalonyl-CoA mutase yields the protein MQTPETTGARVPAVPDFSDVSLTGGAPAEVSEDRWRAAVKEAAGRSDEELRWETPEGIEVKPLYTGRDLEGLDFLGTYPGITPYLRGPYPTMYVNQPWTIRQYAGFSTAEESNAFYRRNLAAGQKGLSIAFDLPTHRGYDSDHPRVTGDVGMAGVAIDSVYDMRQLFDGIPLDRMSVSMTMNGAVLPVLALYIVAAEEQGVAPEKLAGTIQNDILKEFMVRNTYIYPPGPSMRIISDIFAFTSQKMPRYNSISISGYHIQEAGATADLELAYTLADGVEYLRAGQAAGLDVDAFAPRLSFFWAIGMNFFMEIAKLRAARLLWAKMVKEFGPKNSKSLSLRTHSQTSGWSLTAQDVFNNVTRTCVEAMAATQGHTQSLHTNALDEALALPTDFSARIARNTQLLLQQESGTCRVIDPWGGSAYVEKLTNDLARRAWQHIAEVEAAGGMAKAIDAGIPKLRIEEAAARTQARIDAGRQPVIGVNKYRVETDEKIDVRSVDNSSVRTQQIEKLRRLREERDEAACQDALRALTEAAGREPGPGLEGNLLALAVDAARAMATVGEISDALEKVYGRHAGQIRTISGVYRKEAGESPSVDRTRTLVGDFEEAEGRRPRILVAKMGQDGHDRGQKVIATAFADLGFDVDVGPLFQTPGEVARQAVEADVHIVGVSSLAAGHLTLVPALRQELAAEGREDIMIVVGGVIPPQDIEALHGAGAAAVFPPGTVIPDAAHDLVTRLAASLGHEL from the coding sequence ATGCAGACCCCCGAGACCACCGGGGCCCGCGTGCCCGCGGTGCCGGACTTCTCCGACGTGTCCCTGACGGGGGGCGCTCCGGCCGAGGTGTCCGAGGACCGCTGGCGCGCCGCGGTGAAGGAGGCGGCCGGCCGGTCCGACGAGGAGCTCCGCTGGGAGACCCCGGAGGGCATCGAGGTCAAGCCGCTGTACACCGGACGGGACCTGGAGGGGCTCGACTTCCTCGGGACCTATCCGGGCATCACGCCGTACCTGCGGGGCCCCTACCCCACGATGTACGTCAACCAGCCCTGGACGATCCGTCAGTACGCCGGCTTCTCGACCGCCGAGGAGTCCAACGCCTTCTACCGGCGCAACCTCGCGGCGGGACAGAAGGGCCTGTCCATCGCGTTCGACCTGCCCACCCACCGGGGCTACGACAGCGACCACCCCCGTGTGACCGGTGACGTCGGCATGGCGGGCGTGGCGATCGACTCGGTCTACGACATGCGACAGCTCTTCGACGGCATCCCGCTGGACCGGATGTCGGTGTCCATGACGATGAACGGCGCGGTGCTGCCGGTCCTCGCGCTGTACATCGTGGCGGCCGAAGAACAGGGCGTGGCGCCCGAGAAGCTCGCCGGGACCATCCAGAACGACATCCTCAAGGAGTTCATGGTCCGCAACACCTACATCTATCCGCCCGGCCCCTCGATGCGGATCATCTCCGACATCTTCGCGTTCACCTCGCAGAAGATGCCGCGCTACAACTCCATCTCGATCTCCGGCTATCACATCCAGGAGGCCGGTGCGACGGCCGATCTGGAACTCGCCTACACGCTGGCCGACGGGGTGGAATACCTGCGGGCAGGCCAGGCCGCCGGGCTGGACGTGGACGCCTTCGCCCCGCGGCTGTCGTTCTTCTGGGCGATCGGCATGAACTTCTTCATGGAGATCGCCAAGCTGCGGGCGGCGCGGCTGCTGTGGGCCAAGATGGTCAAGGAGTTCGGCCCGAAGAACTCCAAGTCCCTTTCTTTGCGCACCCATTCGCAGACCAGCGGCTGGTCGCTGACCGCGCAGGACGTCTTCAACAACGTGACGCGCACATGTGTCGAGGCGATGGCGGCGACCCAGGGCCACACCCAGTCGCTGCACACGAACGCGCTGGACGAAGCGCTCGCCCTGCCCACGGACTTCTCCGCGCGCATCGCCCGCAACACCCAGCTGCTGCTGCAGCAGGAGTCCGGAACCTGCCGTGTCATCGACCCGTGGGGCGGCAGCGCGTACGTCGAGAAGCTCACGAACGACCTGGCGCGGCGGGCGTGGCAGCACATCGCGGAGGTCGAGGCGGCGGGCGGAATGGCCAAGGCCATCGACGCCGGCATCCCGAAACTGCGGATCGAGGAGGCGGCGGCGCGCACGCAGGCCCGGATCGACGCCGGACGCCAGCCGGTCATCGGGGTGAACAAGTACCGGGTGGAGACCGACGAGAAGATCGACGTGCGATCGGTCGACAACTCCTCGGTGCGCACCCAGCAGATCGAGAAGCTGCGCCGGCTGCGCGAGGAACGGGACGAGGCCGCGTGCCAGGACGCGCTGCGCGCCCTGACCGAAGCGGCGGGGCGGGAGCCCGGGCCGGGACTCGAGGGCAACCTCCTGGCTCTGGCGGTCGACGCCGCCCGGGCGATGGCCACGGTCGGCGAGATCTCTGACGCGCTGGAGAAGGTGTACGGGAGGCATGCGGGCCAGATCCGTACGATCTCCGGGGTGTACCGCAAAGAGGCAGGAGAGTCCCCGTCCGTGGACCGCACCCGTACCCTCGTCGGCGACTTCGAGGAGGCCGAGGGCCGGCGTCCTCGCATCCTCGTCGCCAAGATGGGCCAGGACGGCCACGACCGCGGCCAGAAGGTGATCGCGACCGCCTTCGCCGACCTGGGCTTCGACGTCGACGTCGGCCCGCTGTTCCAGACGCCCGGCGAGGTCGCCCGGCAGGCCGTCGAGGCGGACGTACACATCGTGGGCGTCTCGTCCCTGGCGGCCGGGCACCTCACCCTCGTGCCGGCGCTGCGGCAGGAGCTGGCGGCCGAGGGCCGGGAGGACATCATGATCGTGGTCGGTGGGGTGATCCCGCCCCAGGACATCGAGGCACTGCACGGGGCGGGCGCGGCCGCGGTGTTCCCGCCCGGAACGGTGATCCCGGACGCAGCCCATGACCTGGTCACGCGGCTCGCCGCCTCGCTCGGTCACGAGCTGTGA
- the mutA gene encoding methylmalonyl-CoA mutase small subunit, whose product MTVLPADGLSLAAEFPDPSHDQWQSLVEGVLRRSGKEVTGTAAEEALSTALGDGLTARPLYTSDDASADPGLPGFAPFTRGSRATGNTTDGWDVRQHHALTDPVRLNEAVLGDLENGVTSLWLAVGGPAGVPVSGLARALEGVYLDLAPVALDAGSDTGPAAAELLALYDARGVAKDAARGSLGLDPLGQAARTGAGADTDEAAHWAGICGREYPGLRAMVVDALPYHEAGGSAAEELGLSLATGVAYLRTLTASGLTVEDACAQLEFRYAATADQFLTIAKLRAARRLWSRVAEVCGAPGAGAQRQHAVTSSVMMTRRDPWVNMLRTTLACLGAGVGGAESVTVLPFDHALGLPDAFARRIARNTSTILMEESHLARVTDPAGGSWYVERLTDELAAAAWSFFQEVERAGGQAAALRSGMVGERIAATWAARSKDLARRKEPVTGVSEFPNLSERPVERESAPAAPSPGGLPRVRRDEAFETLRARSDRHLAATGARPKVFLAALGPASVHTARASFAANLFLSGGIEPVHEPVSVDASTAAAAFAASGATTACLCSTDALYAEQAEGVAAALRAAGAERIFLAGRPGEYSGVDVHVFAGCDVVAVLSSELDRMGVA is encoded by the coding sequence ATGACGGTCCTGCCTGCTGACGGGCTCTCTCTGGCCGCCGAATTCCCCGACCCCTCCCACGACCAGTGGCAGAGCCTTGTCGAAGGTGTACTGCGCAGGTCCGGCAAGGAAGTCACGGGAACGGCCGCCGAGGAAGCGCTGTCCACCGCACTCGGGGACGGGCTCACCGCCCGCCCTCTGTACACCTCCGACGACGCGTCGGCCGACCCCGGTCTGCCCGGCTTCGCGCCCTTCACCCGGGGCAGCAGGGCCACGGGGAACACCACGGACGGCTGGGACGTGCGCCAGCATCACGCCCTCACCGACCCCGTGCGCCTCAACGAGGCGGTGCTCGGCGACCTGGAGAACGGCGTCACCTCTCTCTGGCTGGCCGTGGGCGGCCCCGCAGGGGTGCCGGTCTCCGGCCTCGCCCGTGCGCTGGAAGGCGTCTATCTCGACCTGGCGCCGGTCGCACTCGACGCGGGCTCCGACACCGGGCCCGCCGCAGCCGAGTTGCTCGCGCTCTACGACGCACGGGGCGTCGCCAAGGACGCGGCCCGCGGCAGCCTCGGGCTGGACCCGCTCGGGCAGGCCGCCCGGACGGGCGCCGGAGCGGACACGGACGAGGCCGCCCACTGGGCGGGGATCTGCGGCCGGGAGTACCCGGGCCTGCGCGCGATGGTCGTGGACGCGTTGCCGTACCACGAGGCGGGTGGCTCCGCCGCCGAGGAGCTGGGGCTCTCACTGGCCACGGGCGTCGCCTATCTGAGGACGCTGACCGCGTCCGGCCTCACCGTCGAAGACGCCTGCGCACAGCTGGAGTTCAGGTACGCGGCGACCGCCGACCAGTTCCTGACGATCGCGAAGCTCCGTGCCGCCCGGCGGCTGTGGTCGCGCGTGGCCGAGGTCTGCGGAGCACCGGGCGCCGGGGCGCAGCGGCAGCACGCGGTGACCTCGTCCGTGATGATGACGCGCCGCGATCCCTGGGTGAACATGCTGCGGACGACGCTGGCCTGCCTCGGGGCGGGTGTGGGCGGAGCCGAGTCCGTCACCGTCCTGCCGTTCGATCACGCACTGGGGCTGCCCGACGCGTTCGCCCGGCGGATCGCCCGCAACACCTCCACCATCCTGATGGAGGAGTCGCACCTGGCCCGGGTGACGGATCCCGCGGGCGGCTCGTGGTACGTCGAGCGGCTGACGGACGAACTCGCCGCCGCGGCCTGGTCGTTCTTCCAGGAGGTCGAGCGTGCGGGCGGCCAGGCCGCCGCGCTGCGCTCCGGAATGGTCGGCGAGCGGATCGCGGCCACCTGGGCCGCGCGGAGCAAGGACCTGGCGCGGCGCAAGGAGCCCGTGACCGGGGTCAGCGAGTTCCCGAACCTGTCGGAGCGGCCGGTGGAGCGCGAGTCCGCGCCCGCCGCGCCCTCTCCCGGCGGACTGCCGCGGGTCAGGCGGGACGAGGCGTTCGAGACGCTGCGCGCCCGGTCGGACCGGCACCTGGCCGCCACGGGAGCCCGCCCGAAGGTGTTCCTCGCCGCCCTCGGGCCCGCTTCGGTGCACACGGCGCGGGCGTCCTTCGCCGCGAACCTCTTCCTGTCGGGAGGCATCGAGCCCGTGCACGAGCCCGTCTCGGTCGACGCCTCGACGGCGGCCGCGGCCTTCGCCGCGAGCGGGGCGACGACCGCATGCCTGTGCTCGACGGACGCCCTCTACGCGGAGCAGGCCGAAGGTGTCGCCGCGGCCCTCAGGGCCGCGGGCGCCGAGCGGATCTTCCTGGCCGGGCGCCCCGGGGAGTACAGCGGCGTCGACGTCCACGTCTTCGCCGGCTGCGACGTCGTCGCCGTCCTCTCCTCCGAACTCGACCGCATGGGAGTGGCGTGA
- a CDS encoding SHOCT domain-containing protein, translated as MDVGPVEYLVVTFPGARFAEAIAPVLADAVASDAVRILDLAFARKGEGGTLQLVELREMDPQGLVSFAPPGDGSSGLPRLADLSVVERLPEGSSVALIAWEDLWSVPLTRAVQAAGGHLVSHERVPADGGDDVITLLERLAELRKQGVLTDAEFAAQKTRILAD; from the coding sequence GTGGACGTGGGGCCCGTGGAGTACCTCGTCGTCACGTTTCCCGGCGCTCGATTCGCCGAGGCGATCGCGCCCGTACTCGCCGACGCCGTCGCGTCGGACGCGGTACGCATCCTCGATCTGGCGTTCGCCCGCAAGGGCGAGGGCGGCACGCTTCAGCTCGTGGAGCTGCGCGAGATGGACCCCCAGGGGCTGGTGTCGTTCGCACCGCCGGGTGACGGATCGTCCGGCCTGCCGCGACTCGCGGACCTCAGCGTGGTCGAGCGCCTGCCCGAGGGAAGTTCCGTCGCGCTGATCGCCTGGGAGGACCTCTGGTCCGTGCCCCTCACGCGCGCGGTCCAGGCCGCCGGCGGCCACCTCGTGTCGCACGAACGCGTACCTGCTGACGGCGGGGACGACGTCATCACCCTGCTCGAAAGGCTCGCCGAGCTCAGGAAGCAGGGGGTTCTGACCGACGCCGAGTTCGCGGCCCAGAAGACGAGGATTCTCGCCGACTGA
- a CDS encoding tyrosine-protein phosphatase encodes MQTARAVPAATVVNLRDLGGIALGRDHRLRQGILLRSGQLSDFDAEHDIAVAALGIRTVVDLRTADERHWAPDRLPPGAKLFVADVLGDNPGVAPARLRALLSDPDGARALLGGGRAEELFAQTYRKMVLSPGAAAAYRAFLDTAADPRARPLLFHCATGKDRTGWATALLLMMAGASRDVVRAEFLAVNLAVRAAFGPAVRGFLDAGGDPDIASAVVEARPRYLEAALDAMDERWGGLDGYLDKALRLPRAVADRLRADLSVPA; translated from the coding sequence GTGCAGACCGCCCGGGCCGTCCCCGCAGCCACCGTCGTCAACCTGCGCGATCTGGGCGGCATCGCCCTGGGCCGCGACCACCGTCTCCGTCAGGGAATCCTGCTGCGCTCCGGTCAGCTGAGCGACTTCGACGCGGAACACGACATCGCGGTGGCAGCGCTCGGCATCCGCACGGTCGTCGACCTGCGCACCGCCGATGAACGTCACTGGGCTCCGGACCGTCTGCCCCCGGGCGCGAAGCTGTTCGTCGCCGACGTCCTCGGTGACAACCCGGGCGTGGCCCCGGCGCGGCTCAGGGCGCTCCTGAGTGACCCGGACGGAGCAAGGGCGCTGCTCGGCGGAGGCCGGGCGGAGGAACTGTTCGCGCAGACCTACCGCAAGATGGTCCTCTCCCCGGGGGCGGCGGCCGCCTACCGCGCCTTCCTGGACACCGCCGCGGACCCCCGGGCGCGCCCGCTCCTGTTCCACTGCGCGACCGGCAAGGACCGCACGGGCTGGGCCACCGCGCTGCTGCTGATGATGGCGGGTGCCTCACGCGACGTCGTACGCGCGGAGTTCCTCGCGGTGAACCTCGCGGTCAGGGCCGCCTTCGGCCCCGCAGTCCGCGGCTTCCTCGACGCCGGCGGGGACCCCGACATCGCCTCCGCGGTCGTCGAGGCCAGGCCCCGCTACCTGGAGGCCGCCCTGGATGCCATGGACGAGCGGTGGGGCGGACTCGACGGCTACCTGGACAAGGCCCTGCGCCTGCCCCGGGCGGTGGCGGACCGGCTTCGCGCCGACCTCTCCGTACCGGCCTGA
- a CDS encoding J-domain-containing protein, protein MTERKPAGVSFETWVDRQVREAEQRGDFAGLPGLGKPIPGLERPYDAEWWIKAKMQREGLSVLPPSLALRKAAEDARHEALRARSESEVRRILEEMNETIRAALARPPEGPPLNLKPFDADAVVEEWRAGRQRS, encoded by the coding sequence GTGACCGAGCGCAAACCCGCGGGTGTCAGCTTCGAGACGTGGGTGGACAGGCAGGTCCGCGAGGCCGAGCAGCGCGGCGACTTCGCCGGTCTGCCCGGGCTGGGCAAGCCGATCCCCGGTCTCGAGAGGCCGTACGACGCCGAGTGGTGGATCAAGGCCAAGATGCAGCGCGAGGGCCTGTCGGTGCTGCCGCCGTCCCTCGCCCTGCGCAAGGCCGCCGAGGATGCCCGGCACGAGGCGCTGCGCGCGCGGTCCGAGTCCGAGGTGCGCCGCATCCTGGAGGAGATGAACGAGACGATTCGCGCCGCGCTGGCCAGGCCTCCCGAGGGGCCCCCGCTGAACCTGAAGCCGTTCGACGCCGACGCGGTGGTGGAGGAATGGCGGGCGGGCCGGCAGCGGTCCTGA
- a CDS encoding GNAT family N-acetyltransferase has product MRSRMTARRSEVRVRRAVARDARRLTRLVTSSRAYEGPYAPMVAGYRVGPDYIETHGVHVAVDEDGRVLGFYSLILSPPELDLMFVADDAQGRGIGRLLVGHLCEEARRAGLADVRVVAHPPAEGFYRSMGAERTGTVPARPPAVMWDRPDMVLRIGDGREDTRPQHDPNERP; this is encoded by the coding sequence ATGAGATCGCGCATGACGGCCCGGCGGAGCGAGGTGCGGGTCAGGCGAGCCGTCGCGCGGGACGCGAGACGGCTGACGCGCCTGGTGACCTCCTCACGTGCCTACGAGGGCCCGTACGCACCCATGGTCGCCGGGTACAGGGTCGGCCCGGATTACATCGAGACGCACGGCGTGCATGTGGCCGTCGATGAGGACGGCCGGGTACTCGGCTTCTACTCGCTGATCCTTTCCCCGCCCGAACTCGACCTGATGTTCGTGGCCGACGACGCCCAGGGGCGGGGTATCGGGCGCCTCCTCGTCGGGCATCTGTGCGAGGAGGCGCGACGGGCGGGCCTGGCGGACGTACGCGTGGTCGCTCACCCGCCGGCCGAGGGCTTCTACCGGAGCATGGGAGCCGAACGCACCGGCACGGTCCCGGCCCGGCCGCCCGCCGTGATGTGGGACCGGCCGGACATGGTCCTCAGGATCGGCGACGGGCGCGAGGACACGCGACCCCAGCATGATCCGAACGAGAGGCCCTAG
- a CDS encoding VOC family protein, translated as MSVELNHTIVHCRDNRESADFLAHILGLTTGTEWGPFIPVVLANGVTLDFATVPPESITVQHYAFLISEAEFDTAFERIRARGVEYYADPHKRLRGEINRNDGGRGVYFPDPSGHGLELITRPYGGWS; from the coding sequence GTGTCAGTCGAGTTGAATCACACCATCGTCCACTGCCGGGACAACCGGGAGTCCGCCGATTTCCTGGCCCATATCCTGGGTCTCACCACCGGAACCGAATGGGGACCCTTCATTCCGGTCGTCCTCGCGAACGGCGTCACGCTGGACTTCGCGACCGTTCCCCCCGAGTCGATCACCGTGCAGCACTACGCGTTCCTCATCTCGGAGGCGGAATTCGACACCGCCTTCGAACGCATCAGAGCGCGGGGCGTCGAGTACTACGCGGACCCGCACAAGAGGCTCCGGGGCGAGATCAACCGTAACGACGGGGGACGCGGGGTCTACTTCCCGGACCCCAGCGGGCACGGACTGGAACTCATCACCCGTCCTTACGGCGGCTGGTCCTAG
- a CDS encoding DUF6328 family protein, protein MGLTPASEGDGERGGIGANPHSGRRETEAERADRQWGELLQELRVAQTGVQILFGFLLAVVFQPRFADLSTVDRNIYVVTVMLGSATAASLIGPVSYHRLLTGRRMKPQTVTWASRLTKLGLALLFCTMCSTLLLILRVALHNVVALWLVGVMALWFAVCWFVFPLWAIARDNGKRDAGEPS, encoded by the coding sequence ATGGGTCTGACACCGGCGTCCGAGGGTGACGGTGAGAGAGGCGGCATCGGGGCCAACCCGCACAGCGGCCGGCGCGAGACCGAGGCCGAGCGGGCCGACCGGCAGTGGGGCGAACTGCTCCAGGAACTCCGGGTCGCCCAGACGGGAGTCCAGATCCTGTTCGGCTTTCTGCTCGCCGTGGTCTTCCAGCCCAGGTTCGCCGACCTCTCGACCGTCGACCGCAACATCTACGTGGTGACGGTCATGCTGGGATCCGCGACCGCGGCCTCACTGATAGGTCCCGTGTCGTACCACCGCCTCCTCACCGGCCGGCGGATGAAACCACAGACGGTGACCTGGGCCTCGCGGCTCACGAAACTCGGGCTCGCCCTGCTCTTCTGCACGATGTGCAGCACCCTGCTGCTCATCCTGCGGGTGGCGCTGCACAACGTCGTGGCGCTGTGGCTCGTGGGCGTCATGGCCCTGTGGTTCGCCGTCTGCTGGTTCGTCTTCCCGCTCTGGGCCATCGCCCGGGACAACGGGAAGCGGGACGCCGGTGAGCCGTCCTGA